In bacterium, one DNA window encodes the following:
- a CDS encoding glycosyltransferase family 4 protein, translating into MNVVISVGGRFHAIELAEQLDKRGHLARIITTKSWYVNKRFAARRWHAIPAPEYLGELVRKIPSLRRAGYYSWVKDNLFDALARRYIPPCDIFHAWGNYALASIPFARKHGAGVVIERGSTHPRFQSGILQEEFARQGIRTECAHPQIIEKGLREIEEADRVIIPSRFVYRTFIENGISEEKLRMIPYGFNPSAFSQGEKKDDIFRVLFVGNIGIQKGVHYLLEAWERLALPDAELVFIGKVEEGMQPLLRKHAERITLRGHVRHEMLKDEYAQASVFILPSLQEGSALVTYEAAACGLPLIVSENTGSVVRDGKGGFVIPIRSVEAIMEKLQWMYDNREDAAQMGLAAAEYIQQFTWDRYAENVIEVYREILGDRESAA; encoded by the coding sequence GTGAATGTCGTCATATCCGTTGGCGGGCGCTTTCACGCGATCGAGCTCGCCGAGCAACTTGATAAGCGTGGGCATCTTGCGCGCATCATTACCACCAAGAGCTGGTATGTGAACAAGCGCTTCGCAGCGCGGCGGTGGCATGCGATTCCGGCGCCTGAATATCTCGGTGAGCTGGTGCGTAAAATCCCTTCACTCCGGCGCGCAGGGTATTACTCCTGGGTGAAAGACAACCTCTTTGACGCACTCGCCCGAAGGTATATTCCCCCCTGTGATATTTTTCATGCCTGGGGAAATTATGCGCTCGCATCCATTCCCTTTGCGCGAAAACACGGTGCAGGTGTCGTCATCGAACGAGGATCGACGCATCCGCGTTTTCAGAGCGGGATACTGCAGGAGGAATTCGCCCGCCAGGGAATTCGCACCGAATGTGCCCATCCACAGATCATTGAAAAGGGGCTGCGGGAAATCGAGGAAGCTGACCGCGTGATTATCCCATCCCGCTTCGTGTACCGCACCTTCATCGAAAACGGGATTTCGGAGGAGAAGCTGCGTATGATCCCATACGGCTTCAATCCATCCGCGTTTTCGCAGGGGGAAAAGAAGGACGACATTTTCCGTGTCCTTTTTGTTGGGAACATTGGCATACAGAAAGGCGTCCATTATCTGCTCGAAGCCTGGGAACGGCTGGCCTTACCCGATGCGGAACTCGTGTTCATCGGGAAAGTGGAAGAAGGGATGCAGCCGCTCCTGCGTAAGCACGCGGAGCGCATCACCCTTCGTGGTCATGTCAGGCATGAGATGCTGAAGGACGAGTATGCACAGGCTTCAGTGTTCATTCTGCCTTCGCTCCAGGAGGGTTCCGCGCTGGTCACGTACGAGGCCGCAGCCTGCGGGCTGCCGCTTATCGTCTCGGAAAACACCGGCAGTGTCGTGCGTGACGGGAAAGGCGGATTTGTCATCCCCATTCGCAGTGTGGAAGCGATTATGGAAAAACTCCAGTGGATGTACGACAACAGGGAGGATGCCGCGCAGATGGGCCTTGCCGCTGCGGAGTATATTCAGCAGTTTACCTGGGACAGGTATGCTGAAAATGTGATCGAGGTTTACCGGGAGATTCTTGGGGACAGGGAGTCCGCAGCGTGA
- a CDS encoding oligosaccharide flippase family protein gives MSIGRKAIVSTLWTSGLNYIAMGVGFVFGILRDRVLMPDENGIYMFGLALVDTLFILAAVSFNISVIQADEEREDLYTTAFALTLILSAVMIVATMITAWILHLAGTAGIMIEAFLVLAAFSTLNLFTILFSSYLEKQLEYKKIARINLLSVLAFPLVSYFLVVNGMGAWGMVLGYSSTFVVSFIGMSIVSRYPVGLKLNPRTARWFMSMGWKLIFSRGMEVIFVRYGTLVTQQLLGTDLQGSYGRALKYWEMAPQTVAPAVVTVALPTYAKVQYDAARLSRAFSMVLYFLVRVLMPFVLVFGVLPASFIRIIGEQWMDAVPVLRILAAGALLSPMFENMKQLLYAKGKPEAIVRVRVVQLVVFIPAMYGFVMWMGISGAAVAIVLNYFIGVAGALFIVRREVSVRWMHVFVYPVIFAGIATAMFFSLPPAQLGLGAIPQFLLEALYLIGIFVLLELLFEWRQLREHAQYIRTVMKGGQSPEQQ, from the coding sequence GTGAGCATCGGACGCAAGGCGATCGTCAGCACGCTCTGGACTAGCGGTCTCAATTACATCGCCATGGGCGTGGGTTTCGTTTTCGGAATCCTTCGTGACCGTGTACTTATGCCTGATGAGAACGGCATCTACATGTTCGGACTCGCATTGGTCGATACGCTGTTCATCCTCGCCGCCGTTTCCTTCAACATCTCCGTCATCCAGGCGGATGAAGAGCGGGAGGACCTTTATACCACTGCCTTCGCGTTAACGTTGATCCTTTCCGCTGTCATGATCGTGGCAACCATGATCACGGCGTGGATCCTTCATCTGGCGGGTACCGCCGGAATCATGATCGAGGCCTTCCTTGTCCTTGCCGCGTTCAGCACGCTTAACCTCTTCACCATCCTGTTCTCCTCCTATCTCGAAAAGCAGCTCGAGTACAAGAAAATCGCGCGGATCAATCTGCTGTCCGTACTCGCCTTTCCCCTGGTATCCTATTTCCTCGTCGTCAACGGCATGGGTGCCTGGGGCATGGTACTCGGATACAGCTCGACCTTCGTCGTCTCCTTTATCGGGATGAGCATCGTAAGTAGATATCCCGTCGGGTTGAAACTCAATCCACGAACGGCGCGCTGGTTCATGTCCATGGGCTGGAAGCTGATATTTTCACGCGGTATGGAAGTGATCTTCGTTCGATACGGTACGCTGGTGACGCAGCAGCTTCTGGGTACCGATTTGCAGGGGAGCTATGGGCGCGCTTTGAAATACTGGGAAATGGCACCGCAGACTGTTGCACCCGCCGTGGTCACCGTTGCCTTGCCCACATACGCGAAGGTGCAGTATGATGCCGCGCGCCTGTCCCGTGCATTCAGCATGGTACTGTATTTTCTCGTACGCGTGCTGATGCCATTTGTGCTCGTATTCGGCGTCCTTCCGGCCTCGTTCATTCGTATCATCGGAGAGCAGTGGATGGACGCCGTTCCCGTACTCCGCATCCTTGCCGCCGGGGCACTTCTTTCACCGATGTTTGAGAACATGAAACAGCTGCTGTATGCGAAGGGCAAGCCCGAAGCCATTGTGCGTGTGCGGGTGGTGCAGCTGGTGGTGTTCATTCCCGCCATGTACGGCTTCGTTATGTGGATGGGTATCAGCGGCGCCGCGGTGGCCATTGTCCTGAATTACTTCATCGGAGTGGCGGGGGCGCTGTTTATCGTCCGAAGGGAAGTGTCTGTACGGTGGATGCATGTGTTCGTGTACCCGGTTATCTTCGCCGGCATCGCCACGGCAATGTTCTTTTCCCTCCCACCTGCGCAGCTCGGACTGGGTGCCATCCCGCAGTTCCTTTTGGAAGCCCTCTATCTCATTGGTATTTTTGTTCTGCTCGAATTGCTGTTTGAATGGCGGCAGCTGCGCGAGCATGCACAGTATATCAGAACCGTGATGAAGGGCGGGCAAAGCCCGGAGCAACAATGA
- a CDS encoding glycosyltransferase, protein MKLLLVCEYWYGTGGWSYKGYLEELGCEVQVFDFRKAYFSAGASVPVLSAATRRINRRKMNAAFVKAVEDFRPDVVFFLKGETIYASAIREVKERFNPVLLQWYPDGPFNVENRNATRDSIASIPLFDIYYIYAKSLIQPLRDAGARRVEYLPFCYDPAMLQRPDSISEGDRAKYATDVVFAGTWEPMREWWLEKITEFDLSVWGNMWEHVSEANALRQRWKGNAVYGEEISKLFAVSKIHLNFLREQNKDSHNVRTLEIPGYGGFLLTQRSREQAEDLYTEGKEIACFETVDELKEKITYYLEHEDERLAIARAGYARATAEHQAIHRLRRVIDDVNALTGTAS, encoded by the coding sequence ATGAAACTTCTCCTCGTCTGCGAATACTGGTACGGAACAGGAGGGTGGTCCTACAAAGGGTATCTCGAAGAACTCGGCTGTGAGGTACAGGTCTTCGATTTCCGCAAGGCCTACTTTTCCGCCGGTGCTTCCGTGCCGGTGCTTTCTGCCGCAACGAGACGCATCAACCGCCGTAAAATGAATGCTGCTTTCGTGAAGGCCGTTGAGGATTTTCGTCCCGACGTTGTGTTTTTTCTCAAGGGGGAAACAATCTATGCCTCAGCGATTCGCGAGGTGAAAGAGCGTTTCAATCCGGTGCTCCTGCAGTGGTATCCCGATGGTCCCTTCAATGTCGAAAACAGGAATGCCACGCGAGACAGCATCGCCAGCATCCCGCTGTTCGATATCTACTACATCTACGCAAAATCCCTGATACAGCCGCTGCGTGATGCCGGCGCCCGGCGCGTTGAGTACCTCCCTTTCTGTTACGATCCCGCCATGTTGCAGCGACCGGATTCCATCTCGGAAGGAGACAGGGCAAAGTACGCGACGGATGTAGTGTTCGCCGGGACATGGGAGCCCATGCGGGAATGGTGGCTGGAGAAAATCACGGAATTCGATCTTTCGGTCTGGGGTAATATGTGGGAGCATGTGAGTGAAGCGAACGCGCTGCGCCAACGCTGGAAAGGGAATGCCGTTTATGGCGAAGAAATCTCGAAGCTGTTTGCTGTTTCAAAGATTCACCTCAATTTCCTGCGTGAACAGAACAAGGATTCGCACAACGTTCGCACTCTTGAAATACCCGGGTATGGAGGTTTCCTGCTCACGCAACGATCACGGGAGCAGGCGGAAGATCTCTACACCGAGGGTAAGGAAATCGCCTGCTTCGAGACCGTGGATGAACTGAAGGAAAAAATCACCTATTACCTGGAACATGAGGACGAACGCCTGGCCATCGCCCGTGCGGGATATGCGCGCGCGACCGCGGAGCATCAGGCGATACACCGTCTGCGCCGCGTCATTGATGACGTGAATGCGCTGACGGGAACGGCGTCCTGA